Within the Rosa rugosa chromosome 2, drRosRugo1.1, whole genome shotgun sequence genome, the region ccggtcgccggattccggtcaccggaatttgttgaaaatctcaccggaaaagtttttttgcccccaatagatttatattgcctcctattgccccccaattgacgtctattgccccccagtagaactttcggtagccgaaataggaactaatcttcctaaaattagacagataaaactttgattaaagaaaaaaaacgaagaaattatatcaattttaaaacgtctattgtctcccaatagacgtctattgccccccaatagacgtttcgattactgaaatgaaaactaatttttctaaaattacacaaatataactttgattaaagaaaaaaaagaggagattacattaattcaaaacgtctattgccccccaatagacctgtaGCACAAGATTGATTGAATTAAGGCAAGAacaaaaacatgattaaattaaAGGATCTCATCCTTTAATTGATTGAACCACAAGCACCTCATCCTTCTTTGCGCTCTTAGCCTCCTCTATAATCCCCACTCGCTCACTGCAACAAAAACACACACATCAATCTCACTCAATCAAAACATCAAACACCTGGTGTGCACCAAAAACACCAACACACCTAGTCTCAATTTCGGCCGAAACGGCGCCGCTCTTCTTCTGCTGAAGCATGAACGTCTTGGTGATGAAATTGCAGAACAGGTACACAAATTGCACCGAGGAATTACACGGAATCGGATACGTGATCTTGTTGTAGTACTCGATAGGCATGTCCGAGTCCACAAGCGAAACAATCGGAATCTGCAACCTATGCGCCTCGAGAATCACCGACGACTTCCTCTCGGAGTCGAAAACCACGAGGCAGTCCGGCGGCTGAGTCGATCTGAAGACGATCTTCTTCCGGCGAGACCTGAACTTCTTAGGGCTGTGACTATTGGTGAGGAAGCCGCCGGTGCGCCAGAGAGTGTTCATGGAGGGAGAGTAGTAGCCGATCTTCTTGGTCATTTGTTCGACGATTTCGTCCCAGAGGGAGTTGGTGTTGACGAACATGAAGCGGGCCTTGTTCTCGGCCACGGCGGTGATGAAAATCAGACGAATCCTCAGGATGTTAGCGCAGAACTCAGAGAGCTCGGCCTTGACCTTGGATCTGTACTCCTTGCCGAAGGAGAAGGCGGCCCTGCGAGAGAGACTGCACTGAAAATGATCTGCAATCCGAGCCCATCTCTGTCGTTGTAGCTCTGAAGCAGCTCGCCGGAGAAGGTGGCGACGTAGATTCAGGCAAAGGGAGGAGATGCAGCAGGTCGCCAGCGTCGATATGGAGAGAGAGACTggtctggagagagagaaagaggagagaggagagaatagagaagagaaagagattgggatgagagagatgagagagagtggCATGtcatgtaattcattaattagattGAGGGCAAAATAGTTATTTCGTTTTAAATttggttagtgggaataaaaatctcttgctggggtaagtgggataactttggctcattttggggcttttggtcaaggacccttaataTTAACATTGGATCAGGTCCCTATGTTTTTAAGATAAGTGGTCAAGTACATCATTTAGTGGGTTCTGTTTTACCTTCTAATGGAGAATGTCCTAAATATGCTCAACTATACATATATGATACAAAAAATGAGATTTCAAATCGTATTAATGCTATTGATCCTACTCATGTTAATACGAATATTAAGCCAGATATTGTACAAGGATTGATAAAAATGTTTGATGAAAATAATGATTTGGTAAAAAAATTTCGAACAATGAGAAACAAGTTTGAAGCTCAGTCTCTACCTTCGTTAAATATGACTATACTTGATCATCAACCTACTGATAGTAAACAATATGAACAACCAGCAAGTGAACAAATTGGTGGTTTAATAGTTGGTGACATTGGAGAATATGATTCAAATAGAGATATCATTATTGAATCAAATAGTGGAAATTTACAACGTATTTCTAGAGTACATCCAAAATACATGTCATTACAGTATCCAATACTTTTTCCATATGGTGAAAACGGATATAGAATAAATCTACCAATGCATCAAATTGGACAAGGccgcacaaaaaaaaaacaaaagatatcAATGCGAGCTTTTATTACATATCAACTTCAAGATAGAAATAATAAAATGAGTGCTTTGTTAAAAGGTGGACGATTATTTCAACAATATTTAGTAGATGCTTATGCAACGGTTGAAGAAAGTCGTTTACATTAGATTAGACAGAACCAAAAAAAATTTCGAACCGAGACTTATAAAGATATTTATAATGCCAGGGCAAAAACTACAAAAGTCTGTGACTTAGGTTGAAAAATTCTTTTACCAAGTTCTCATACAGGAGGTCCAAGAAATATGATTAACAATTATCAAGATGCTATGGCAATTTGCAGACAATATGGTAATCCTGATATATTTATAACTTTTACTTGCAATGTTAAATGGGTTGAAATAGAACGatatttaaaagaaaaaccCAAATATAAAGCAGAAGATAGACCAGATATAATTTCACGAATGTTTAAAATCAAATTGCAAGATATGATTGCTTATATTAAATCCGGACAACCTTTTGGAGAAATTGAAGCAGATGTTCATACAATAGAATTTCAAAAAAGAGGACTTCCTCATGCTCATATGttattttggttaaaaaaagATTACAAATGTTATACAGCAACTGATATAGATTCTATTATTTCAGCTGAATTACCAAATTAAAATACTGATCCAGAACTTTTTGAAATTGTAAGTCAATTTATGATTCATGGATCCTGTGAACAAATAAATACTAAATCTCCTTGCATGTGAAATGGCAAATGTTCAAAAATTTTTCCAAAACCATATAGCATAAATACTATATGCGAAAAAAATGGACCTTCAATATATAAACGTCGTGATGATAGCACAAAATTTGtagtgaaaaataatatacataTTGGGAATAATTTTATTGTACCTTATAACCGAGATTTGTTATTAAGATATAATGCTCATATCAATGTtgaatcgtttttttttttttttttgagaaatagataacttcattacttatctatggccagaaggcacgtacatcatacGCTGTCTCACACCAAAAGTAGTTGTTGACACAAGCCGCCAAACATATGACAGGTGACCCTCATTAACAAACAAAATACGCACATTTCATAGTGCCTAGCCAAATGAAACAAACTCCAAAACTATCTAAGTTCTTGCCATAGCAACCCTagccgcctagagacctcaattggtgtacgacTAGAGAAGCTAACCTACATAGCACCAGACTCTACCTCAAATGCTAGACACAAAGAGAGGAAAACAGGAAGCTTATAGAACACTAGAAGTAGGCCGAAGCCACTAAGACCACTTGAAAAACTAGACAAGAAAACTAACACCAGATGTCCCATCCACATAAACAACAGATCTAGCCCAAGGACATAGCCCAAATGCCAAGCTAGCCACCAGGCCCAGCCCTAAAGCATTGGTGAAGAGCAGAACACCGCACCACAACCAAAGAACGACATTGCCTTCTCCACTGACAACCACAAAGTCGCTGCCACCATCGACATCCACGAATTTGCCATCGTCGTAGCACACTGGTTAATCACCCCACCAACACACCAAGGCCAGCGCCTCAACTGAAACCAAAACGACGAGATCGCCACCAGAACGGACCTGTAAATCCGTCCTCCTGCCGCCCGCCGCCTTATCCAGCCTCGCAACCGCCCCATTTGCATTTGAGCCTCATCCTCTTCCAAATCTAAAGGTCACAGCAGATTGCACCCAGCCACCAGTTTCCCCGTCAACCCTCAGTAGCCGCCAAACGCTTCCGATCTCATCACCAGTCCGTAGCCAAATCGGGATCGATCCGGGCACCAACTCGCTTCAGATCTCATTCACGCTTGCAGCCTCGCTGCACATCTAGAAGCATCTCAGAAAACGAATCTCGTCCGACCACGCTCAACGCACACTGGCAAAGGCCGAGGCCCGCCTAGCATGGCGGCGTAGTCGGACAAGCTTGAAGGGAGTAGGTCGCGGAGGCGCGTACAAGggttgagagagagaataggttccctagggttttttttcttgataTTATTACCCATTTCTCTGATGATTTCTATATATCAATGTTGAATCGTGTTCTCAATCAATGTtgattaaatatttatttaaatatattaataaaggaCCAGATCGAGCTCGAATTTTATTACATGAAAACTTAAACGACGAAATTGCTGCCTATCTTAATTGTCGTTATTTAACTCCGCACGAATCCGTATGGAGGTTATTTGAATTTTCAATCCATTCTCGGCATCCTGCTGTACAACATTTAGCTATTCATATGCCTTTAGAACAAAATGTTATATTTAATGAACATCAGTCTCTGGaatcaataataaataaaaaaagcacAGAAGATACAACGCTAACTAGATGGTTTAAAGCAAATTCAACTTACCCAGCTGGATCTGGACTAACTTATACAAAATTTCCAACTAAATTTGTTTGGGATGATCGTAACAAATATTGGACGCCAAGAAAAAAATATCACACAATTGGTCGAATAGCTTATGTATATCATGTTGCAGGCGAATTATATTTCATGAGAATGTTGTTAAATATTCAAAAAGGATGTTGTAGCTATGATTCAATAAAA harbors:
- the LOC133731078 gene encoding small ribosomal subunit protein uS2m-like, with the protein product MFVNTNSLWDEIVEQMTKKIGYYSPSMNTLWRTGGFLTNSHSPKKFRSRRKKIVFRSTQPPDCLVVFDSERKSSVILEAHRLQIPIVSLVDSDMPIEYYNKITYPIPCNSSVQFVYLFCNFITKTFMLQQKKSGAVSAEIETSERVGIIEEAKSAKKDEVLVVQSIKG